A genomic window from Prosthecobacter sp. SYSU 5D2 includes:
- a CDS encoding arylsulfatase codes for MRRLFRFLAVLIALSSALFAQEKPNVVIILADDLGYGDLSCYGATQIQTPNIDRLAAEGMRFTDAHSAASVCSPSRYGLLSGRSPWRLHKKGNDYALEKDRLNIASLLKTQGYRSAAIGKWHLGYSKDWNKLPITGPLEVGFDYHFGVPQNHNDHYRAFIENHDLVGRQPGVPFQVVKGKDFPEGIAEFRVEDQVDTTLTAKATGFIRENKDRPFFLYFTPCAPHTHVTPAATFRGSSQAGLFGDHIQELDAHVGEVLAALEELGLTKSTLVIFSSDNGSTPNDFKGTQKTKLNLASEAGGVREKARSAKRDARALGHMTNGPWHDGKGTPFEGGHRIPFIARWPGHIPAASTSAQTLCHTDLLATTAAIVGAELPQDAGEDSFNLLPALLNPALSTPVRRYTIIQGDTRDNALALRSGPWKFIEGKAADGQTDTQLYDLTQDPGETRNISAEHPKIVKELSAALATARQDGRTRK; via the coding sequence ATGCGCCGTCTTTTTCGTTTCCTTGCCGTACTCATCGCGCTCAGCTCTGCACTTTTTGCCCAGGAGAAACCCAACGTTGTCATCATCCTGGCGGATGACCTGGGTTACGGCGACCTCAGCTGCTATGGGGCCACGCAGATCCAGACGCCGAACATTGACCGCCTGGCGGCTGAAGGCATGCGCTTCACCGATGCGCACTCCGCCGCATCCGTCTGCTCCCCATCACGATACGGCCTGCTCTCCGGCCGCTCCCCGTGGCGCCTGCACAAAAAGGGGAATGACTACGCCTTGGAAAAAGACCGCCTGAACATTGCCTCCCTGCTCAAGACCCAGGGCTACCGCTCCGCCGCCATTGGCAAATGGCATCTGGGCTACAGCAAGGACTGGAACAAGCTGCCCATCACCGGCCCGCTGGAGGTGGGTTTTGACTACCACTTCGGCGTGCCACAGAACCACAACGACCACTACCGCGCCTTCATTGAAAATCACGACCTCGTGGGCCGTCAGCCCGGTGTGCCTTTTCAGGTGGTCAAAGGCAAAGACTTTCCCGAAGGCATCGCTGAATTCCGCGTGGAAGACCAGGTGGACACCACCCTCACGGCCAAGGCCACTGGCTTCATCCGCGAGAACAAGGACCGCCCCTTCTTCCTCTACTTTACTCCCTGCGCGCCCCACACCCATGTCACCCCCGCGGCCACCTTTCGCGGCAGCAGCCAGGCCGGCCTTTTTGGCGACCACATCCAGGAACTGGACGCGCATGTCGGTGAGGTCCTGGCGGCTTTAGAGGAACTCGGCCTAACTAAAAGTACGCTCGTCATCTTCAGCAGCGACAACGGCAGCACACCCAATGACTTCAAAGGCACGCAGAAAACAAAGCTCAACCTGGCCAGCGAAGCCGGTGGCGTGCGCGAAAAGGCCCGCTCCGCCAAGCGCGATGCCCGTGCGCTCGGCCACATGACCAATGGCCCCTGGCACGATGGCAAAGGCACTCCCTTTGAAGGCGGCCACCGCATCCCCTTCATCGCCCGCTGGCCCGGCCACATCCCGGCGGCCAGCACTTCCGCCCAGACTCTCTGTCACACTGATCTTCTGGCCACCACCGCCGCCATCGTCGGAGCGGAGCTGCCCCAGGATGCCGGGGAGGACTCCTTCAATCTCCTGCCCGCGCTCCTCAATCCCGCCCTTTCTACCCCCGTCCGCCGCTACACCATTATCCAGGGAGACACTCGCGACAATGCCCTCGCCCTCCGCTCAGGTCCCTGGAAGTTCATTGAAGGCAAAGCCGCCGACGGCCAGACGGATACGCAGCTCTACGATCTGACCCAAGACCCCGGCGAAACCCGGAACATCTCCGCCGAACATCCGAAAATCGTCAAGGAGCTGAGCGCCGCCCTCGCCACCGCACGCCAGGATGGGCGGACGAGGAAGTGA
- a CDS encoding cation diffusion facilitator family transporter, with amino-acid sequence MTDKNAIASSTVVKSIFINACLAAVKIITGVVGNSYALIADGIESLNDLFSSLVVWCSLRIASRPPSDRYHYGQGKAEQLGALFSAVSLLGAGVVIVIQSVQNIFTRHEAPAWFTLPVLIVVIITKELLSRYALEKSEETLSTSLKGDAWHHRSDAITSAAAFGGILVALIGGPGFEKADDVGALIGCAVIGINGYLLLKTALHENLDGAPPPELLLKVRQVAAAVPEVLGVEKLRMKKMGLGYFMDIHIEVSPVKTVEEGHSIAHAVKDALHSQVPQVNDIVTHVEPYDGPLPEGKTTA; translated from the coding sequence ATGACCGACAAAAACGCCATTGCTTCCAGCACCGTCGTCAAGAGCATCTTCATCAATGCCTGCCTGGCGGCGGTGAAGATCATCACCGGTGTGGTGGGCAATTCCTATGCCCTCATTGCGGATGGCATTGAGTCGTTGAACGACCTTTTTTCTTCCCTCGTCGTCTGGTGCTCTCTCCGCATCGCCAGCCGTCCTCCCAGTGACCGCTACCACTATGGCCAGGGAAAGGCGGAGCAGCTCGGTGCCCTCTTTTCCGCCGTCTCCCTGCTGGGCGCGGGGGTGGTCATCGTCATCCAGAGCGTGCAGAACATCTTCACCCGCCATGAGGCCCCCGCCTGGTTCACCCTGCCCGTCCTCATCGTCGTTATCATCACCAAAGAACTGCTTTCCCGCTACGCCCTGGAAAAGAGCGAGGAGACCCTGAGCACCTCGTTGAAGGGGGATGCCTGGCACCACCGGTCGGATGCAATCACCTCCGCCGCAGCCTTTGGTGGGATTCTTGTCGCGCTCATTGGCGGCCCCGGTTTTGAAAAGGCGGATGATGTCGGCGCCCTCATCGGCTGCGCTGTTATCGGCATCAACGGCTATCTACTCTTAAAGACTGCCCTGCATGAAAACCTGGACGGCGCGCCCCCGCCGGAGCTGCTCCTGAAAGTCCGCCAGGTCGCCGCCGCCGTGCCGGAAGTCCTGGGCGTGGAAAAGCTGCGCATGAAAAAAATGGGCCTCGGCTATTTCATGGACATCCACATTGAGGTCAGCCCGGTCAAAACGGTCGAAGAAGGCCACTCCATCGCCCACGCCGTCAAAGACGCCCTCCACAGCCAGGTGCCCCAGGTCAACGACATCGTCACCCATGTCGAGCCCTACGATGGGCCGCTGCCTGAAGGTAAAACAACTGCCTGA
- a CDS encoding Trx7/PDZ domain-containing (seleno)protein, producing MKRLILSFVLLGASAWAEAVKDREGAVRADRAAMENDKRWAYNDIESGFKQAQLTGKPLLVVLRCVPCLACMGLDSAVLMQGGELEPLLDQFICVRVINANALDLTRFQFDFDLSFSTLFFNGDGTVYGRYGSWTHQKNSADATVKGYQKALEAALEIHAEYPANKAQLAGKQGGPLPFVNPTDMPNLAGRYQRELDWDGKVVGSCIHCHMIGDSLRVSYREQKQPLPTEWIYPMPAPQTVGLTLAADEVARVLEVKEGSAAAAAGLQPGDVLMSLAGQRLVSTADVSWILHRTPEAATELDVLVGRGGQKVPVKLALAEGWKLETDNSARVSAWSMRAMALGGLILVDLTDAERQTRGLSTQGMALWVKGMGMHGRHGAAKKAGFQKEDVIVELDGLTNRHTESRVMGHLLKNKMAGEEVSVRVLRGDQSKTLMLPMQ from the coding sequence ATGAAAAGGTTGATTCTGAGTTTCGTTCTGCTGGGGGCCAGTGCCTGGGCTGAGGCGGTGAAGGATCGTGAGGGGGCTGTGCGCGCGGACCGGGCGGCGATGGAAAATGACAAACGGTGGGCGTACAATGATATTGAGAGCGGCTTCAAGCAGGCGCAGTTGACGGGGAAACCGCTGTTGGTGGTGCTGAGGTGTGTGCCCTGCCTGGCCTGCATGGGCCTGGACAGTGCGGTGCTGATGCAGGGAGGGGAGCTGGAGCCGCTGCTGGACCAGTTCATTTGTGTGCGGGTGATCAATGCGAACGCGCTGGATTTGACCCGGTTTCAATTCGACTTCGATCTTTCTTTTTCCACGCTGTTTTTCAACGGGGACGGCACCGTCTATGGGCGCTATGGGTCGTGGACGCACCAGAAGAATTCGGCTGATGCAACGGTCAAAGGTTATCAAAAGGCCCTGGAGGCAGCCTTGGAAATCCATGCTGAGTACCCGGCGAACAAGGCGCAACTGGCCGGCAAGCAGGGCGGGCCCTTGCCCTTTGTGAACCCGACGGACATGCCGAATCTGGCGGGGCGCTATCAACGGGAATTGGACTGGGATGGCAAGGTGGTGGGCAGTTGCATCCATTGTCACATGATCGGGGATTCCCTGCGGGTTTCCTACCGGGAGCAAAAACAGCCTTTGCCGACCGAATGGATATACCCGATGCCCGCCCCGCAGACGGTGGGGCTGACTCTTGCAGCGGATGAAGTGGCCCGGGTTTTGGAAGTTAAGGAGGGGAGTGCGGCGGCGGCGGCAGGCTTGCAGCCAGGGGATGTTCTTATGAGCCTCGCGGGGCAGCGTCTGGTCTCGACGGCGGATGTGAGCTGGATCCTGCACCGGACGCCGGAAGCTGCGACTGAGCTGGATGTCCTGGTTGGGCGTGGAGGTCAAAAAGTGCCGGTGAAACTGGCTCTGGCGGAGGGATGGAAGCTAGAGACGGACAACTCAGCGCGCGTTTCGGCCTGGTCCATGCGGGCCATGGCTCTTGGCGGCCTGATCCTGGTGGACCTCACGGATGCGGAACGCCAAACCCGTGGTCTGAGTACCCAGGGGATGGCTCTGTGGGTGAAAGGGATGGGGATGCATGGCCGTCATGGGGCGGCAAAAAAAGCCGGATTTCAAAAGGAGGATGTCATCGTGGAGCTGGATGGCCTGACGAACCGGCATACTGAAAGCCGTGTGATGGGACATTTGCTCAAAAATAAAATGGCCGGAGAAGAAGTCTCTGTGCGGGTTTTACGCGGAGACCAGTCCAAGACGTTGATGCTGCCGATGCAGTGA
- a CDS encoding circularly permuted type 2 ATP-grasp protein produces the protein MPHPSSVPSEPLPSPSSAGPAPALEACLLNYRPVPGVFDEMVLPNGGLRAHWKTFGSFLAQCSEADFKQRAETIQRLLVDHGATYNIYDDAQGASRPWMLDLLPFIVAEQDWRQVQEGLDQRGRLLNAILMDLYGPQHLVRDGLLPPGIVHANPGFLRPVMGVNPPGGKFIFSLGCDLVRDAGGFWRVLADRAQAPSGQGYTLENRIVMSNVYAEEFNASRVRRLANYFEMKREMLRSLAPKHRHGDAGILMLTPGPYNETYFEHAFQARYLGFPLVEGADLTVRDRHAQLKTLEGLRRLEVMVRHVDDVFCDPLELNSGSLLGTPGLMEAWRSGNLALANGLGTGLIETPALHPFMPGLCRHLLGEELKLPCVPTWWCGQKRELGMVLADPDRWVIKPAFVRGARDPVFIRDLDKEAKARLLDNIRATPHAFVAQEVLSLSTTPTWTGTRMEPRSLVWRAFAIAQGDHFATMPGGLSRVSPEAQRWLVTMRSGGISKDTWVLGDGTEDTRYGHMNQQPLVIRPARPPSGVPSRAADHLFWLGRYAERLELTVRTTRVLMQRLTSERGQVESHEAQSCLSLMVDIGLVPKEATSLREHLQAIMQDPKREGSVPGLLSRLRFNASAARDRLSDDMWRLFNRIDRDARAPAGPFSFSAAQSCLDTLVLDLAAISGMQHENMTRGHGWRFLEIGRRLERATIILTLLKGTLAQTEHDDSILTPLLEICDSAMTYRRLHFARPVLAPVLDLLLLNDSNPRSVAHQLMVLGRQATQLPIDRSPDGGMREKQQTDVLLSTLGSLNLVSLARSSTQLPATVTTLCDTLTDGLERLSDLITEHYFSHAIRRTE, from the coding sequence ATGCCCCACCCATCGTCCGTCCCCAGTGAGCCCCTTCCGTCCCCATCGTCGGCGGGGCCGGCCCCTGCCCTGGAGGCCTGCCTGCTGAACTACCGGCCGGTGCCGGGTGTGTTTGATGAAATGGTCCTGCCCAACGGCGGGCTGCGGGCGCATTGGAAGACCTTTGGCAGTTTTCTGGCCCAGTGCTCCGAGGCCGACTTCAAACAACGCGCCGAGACCATCCAGCGCCTGCTGGTGGATCATGGAGCTACTTATAACATTTATGACGATGCCCAGGGGGCCAGCCGCCCCTGGATGCTGGACCTGCTGCCCTTCATCGTGGCGGAGCAGGACTGGCGGCAGGTGCAGGAGGGACTGGACCAGCGAGGCCGCCTCCTCAATGCCATCCTGATGGACCTTTATGGCCCGCAGCACCTCGTCCGCGACGGCCTTCTGCCGCCGGGCATCGTCCATGCCAATCCCGGTTTTTTGCGGCCCGTCATGGGCGTGAATCCTCCGGGGGGGAAATTCATCTTTTCGCTCGGTTGTGACCTGGTGCGGGATGCGGGCGGCTTTTGGCGGGTGCTGGCGGACCGCGCCCAGGCGCCCAGCGGCCAGGGTTACACGCTGGAAAACCGCATCGTCATGTCCAATGTATATGCGGAGGAGTTCAATGCCTCCCGCGTCCGCCGCCTGGCCAACTACTTCGAGATGAAGCGGGAGATGCTGCGCTCCCTGGCCCCCAAGCACCGCCATGGCGATGCCGGCATCCTGATGCTGACACCCGGCCCGTACAATGAGACCTACTTTGAGCATGCCTTCCAGGCCCGTTACCTCGGCTTTCCCCTGGTGGAAGGCGCGGACCTGACCGTGCGCGACCGCCATGCCCAGCTCAAAACGTTGGAAGGCCTGCGCCGCCTGGAAGTGATGGTGCGGCATGTGGATGATGTTTTCTGCGATCCGCTGGAGCTGAACTCCGGCTCGCTGCTCGGCACCCCGGGTCTCATGGAGGCCTGGCGCAGCGGCAACCTCGCCCTGGCCAATGGCCTGGGCACCGGACTCATTGAAACGCCTGCGCTGCATCCCTTCATGCCCGGCCTGTGCCGCCATCTCCTGGGGGAAGAATTAAAGCTCCCCTGCGTGCCCACCTGGTGGTGCGGTCAGAAGCGGGAGCTGGGCATGGTGCTGGCGGATCCTGACCGCTGGGTCATCAAGCCCGCCTTTGTGAGAGGTGCGCGAGATCCCGTCTTCATCCGGGACCTGGACAAGGAGGCCAAGGCCCGCCTGCTGGACAACATCCGCGCCACGCCGCATGCCTTCGTCGCGCAGGAGGTGCTGAGCCTTTCCACCACCCCCACCTGGACGGGCACCCGCATGGAGCCGCGCTCCCTCGTCTGGCGCGCCTTCGCCATCGCCCAGGGAGACCATTTTGCCACCATGCCCGGCGGCCTGTCCCGCGTCAGCCCGGAGGCACAGCGCTGGCTGGTCACCATGCGCAGCGGCGGCATCAGCAAGGACACGTGGGTGCTGGGAGACGGCACGGAGGACACCCGCTACGGCCACATGAACCAGCAGCCTCTGGTCATCCGCCCCGCCCGCCCGCCCAGCGGCGTGCCCAGCCGTGCGGCTGATCATCTCTTTTGGTTAGGCCGTTATGCCGAGCGGCTGGAGCTCACCGTGCGCACCACCCGTGTGCTCATGCAGCGGCTCACCAGCGAGCGCGGCCAGGTGGAAAGCCACGAGGCTCAGAGCTGCCTGTCCCTGATGGTGGACATTGGTCTGGTACCCAAAGAGGCCACCAGCCTGCGCGAGCATCTGCAGGCCATCATGCAGGACCCCAAGCGCGAAGGCAGCGTGCCCGGCCTGCTCAGCCGTCTGCGATTCAATGCCTCCGCAGCCCGCGACCGTCTCTCGGATGACATGTGGCGTCTGTTTAATCGCATTGACCGGGATGCCCGCGCCCCGGCCGGCCCCTTCAGTTTTTCCGCCGCTCAAAGCTGCCTGGACACCCTGGTGCTGGACCTGGCCGCGATCAGCGGCATGCAGCATGAAAACATGACCCGCGGCCACGGCTGGCGCTTCCTGGAGATCGGCCGCCGGCTGGAGCGTGCAACCATCATCCTGACACTGCTGAAAGGCACCCTGGCCCAGACAGAGCACGATGACAGCATCCTCACTCCGTTGCTGGAAATCTGCGACAGCGCCATGACCTACCGGCGGCTCCACTTCGCCCGCCCCGTCCTGGCCCCGGTGCTGGACCTGCTGCTGCTCAATGACAGCAACCCGCGCTCCGTGGCCCACCAGCTCATGGTTCTGGGCCGTCAGGCCACCCAGCTCCCCATTGACCGCAGCCCCGATGGCGGCATGCGGGAAAAGCAGCAGACGGATGTGCTCCTTTCCACCCTCGGCTCGCTGAACCTCGTCTCACTCGCCCGCAGCAGCACCCAGCTTCCCGCCACCGTCACCACCCTTTGCGACACCCTCACGGACGGTCTTGAAAGGCTGTCCGACCTGATCACCGAGCACTACTTCAGCCACGCCATCCGCCGTACTGAATAG
- a CDS encoding transglutaminase family protein, with protein MRYNIIHRTTYKYESPVTVGHYMARLEPRTLPFQECPWHELTIFPSPIERAERSDYFGNTNVYFEIEGSHQKLEVIARSLVEVIRAQPFDPASTPPWETIRDSCRSDVYNPATPAGELTFASTLIPVGVPYADYARPSFLPGRPILQGVCDLNRRIHRDFVFDPKATDAATPVEKVLKQRRGVCQDFAQVMIACLRSLGLPARYVSGYLETVPPPGVVKLVGADASHAWVSVYCGEVCGWMDADPTNDVLPSERHITVAWGRDFADVSPLRGVTTGAGEQRLKVAVDVLPDKD; from the coding sequence GTGCGTTACAACATCATCCATCGCACCACGTACAAATACGAGAGCCCGGTCACGGTGGGCCACTACATGGCCCGGCTGGAGCCTCGCACCCTGCCCTTTCAGGAGTGTCCGTGGCATGAGCTGACCATCTTTCCATCGCCCATAGAACGCGCCGAAAGGTCAGATTACTTTGGCAACACCAACGTCTATTTCGAGATCGAAGGCTCCCATCAAAAGCTGGAAGTCATCGCCCGCAGCCTCGTGGAAGTCATCCGTGCGCAGCCCTTTGACCCCGCCTCCACTCCGCCTTGGGAAACCATCCGCGACTCCTGCCGCAGCGATGTTTATAATCCCGCCACGCCTGCCGGTGAGCTGACGTTTGCCTCCACACTGATTCCGGTCGGCGTACCCTATGCGGACTATGCCCGCCCGTCCTTTCTCCCCGGCCGCCCCATCCTCCAAGGCGTCTGCGACCTGAACCGCCGCATCCACCGGGATTTCGTTTTCGACCCCAAGGCCACTGATGCCGCCACTCCGGTGGAAAAGGTGCTCAAGCAGCGCCGGGGCGTCTGCCAGGACTTCGCCCAGGTCATGATCGCCTGCCTGCGCTCCCTGGGCCTGCCCGCCCGTTACGTCAGCGGTTATCTGGAGACCGTGCCTCCCCCCGGTGTGGTAAAACTGGTCGGGGCGGATGCCTCCCACGCCTGGGTTTCCGTCTATTGCGGTGAGGTCTGCGGCTGGATGGATGCCGATCCCACCAACGATGTGCTGCCCTCCGAGCGGCACATCACCGTCGCCTGGGGGCGCGACTTCGCTGATGTCAGCCCCCTGCGCGGCGTCACCACCGGGGCCGGTGAGCAGCGGTTGAAAGTGGCCGTGGATGTGCTGCCGGACAAAGACTGA
- a CDS encoding 6-bladed beta-propeller, whose translation MNRRTLLAAAATTFTAPFVRSQSKTSLQGSIIGHGTHRYQVDLEWCKARRETHPVKDCHEMAMDSQQRLIMITNEARNNILIFSKDGQVLDAWTLKMKAGHGLTLDARDGKESLWLCDSGGARVVKTTLQGEVLLTLPHARDCGAYDEAMKYAPTEAAAGPNGDVFVADGYGSQFILQFDAQGKFIRKFGGVSTQAMNPGKFMQAHGVTIDHRGPEPLVLCTERVRNEFHWFTLQGEYVRSVYLPGAFMSRPVIAGDLLLSGVCFGMKPGDYRMWRDRGFIIILDKDNRVISAPGGHAPEYEGDQVKLLLQDQPVFRNVHDVCVDDVGDLYGCQWNADKAYPYKLRRV comes from the coding sequence ATGAACCGCCGAACCCTCCTGGCTGCAGCCGCCACCACTTTTACCGCACCTTTTGTTAGGTCACAGAGCAAGACCTCCCTCCAAGGCAGCATCATCGGCCATGGCACCCACCGTTATCAGGTGGACCTGGAATGGTGCAAGGCCAGGCGGGAGACCCACCCGGTGAAGGACTGCCATGAGATGGCAATGGACTCCCAGCAGCGCCTCATCATGATCACCAATGAGGCCCGCAACAACATCCTCATCTTCAGCAAAGACGGCCAGGTGCTGGATGCCTGGACCCTCAAGATGAAAGCCGGTCACGGGCTGACCCTGGACGCACGCGACGGCAAGGAATCCCTTTGGTTATGCGACTCCGGCGGTGCCCGTGTGGTGAAGACCACCCTGCAAGGCGAAGTGCTGCTGACCCTGCCCCATGCCCGCGACTGCGGGGCCTATGATGAAGCCATGAAGTATGCCCCCACCGAGGCCGCCGCCGGTCCGAATGGCGATGTCTTTGTGGCGGACGGCTACGGCTCCCAGTTCATCCTCCAGTTCGATGCGCAGGGGAAGTTCATCCGCAAGTTTGGCGGTGTCAGCACCCAGGCCATGAACCCCGGCAAGTTCATGCAGGCCCATGGCGTCACCATTGACCACCGTGGCCCGGAGCCGCTGGTGCTCTGCACGGAGCGCGTGCGCAATGAGTTCCACTGGTTCACCCTCCAGGGAGAATACGTACGCTCCGTTTATCTTCCCGGCGCTTTCATGAGCCGGCCCGTCATCGCGGGTGATCTGCTCCTCTCCGGCGTCTGCTTTGGCATGAAACCGGGCGACTACCGCATGTGGCGTGACCGGGGGTTCATCATCATCCTGGACAAGGACAACCGCGTCATCTCCGCCCCTGGTGGCCATGCGCCCGAATACGAGGGCGACCAGGTGAAGCTGCTCCTTCAGGACCAGCCTGTCTTCCGCAATGTACACGACGTCTGCGTGGATGACGTCGGCGACCTCTACGGCTGCCAATGGAATGCTGACAAAGCCTACCCGTACAAGCTGCGCCGGGTGTAG
- a CDS encoding alkaline phosphatase D family protein, producing MPSTTLTRRKLLADSATLTAGALIAPHLKGQQASPAPAPEFASRWENDLDRVWLGADYWANPMQDWQVKDGRAECIEAKANRNVHVLTRQLGDHSGDLHMKVRIGRVGGGSLAGDGKGSAGFKIGILGTLRDHPELRDYRNNLAFSSGWDVGFTAAGGLFFGDSRQAEKEAVALGEAEAVELELQVQPAGANYALTLTVRDAAGGKMLGELKRNDVRPLQLIGNLAIGCNFGPETGPRAAAKKKGGGPGPGLGQFWFSHWTVKGSKVVANEDHRFGPILFNHYTLSHRVMKMSAQMPPLGADDVQEVVIETKASGADWKAVATAPIHPQARTATFEIPGWQDDQDVPYRLAYTLKSKSGQTVHHYPGTIRANPVSQEVFSIADISCNIHTAFPNAPYVDSVAKLNPDFMAFVGDQFYESTAGYGVQREPLQPAILDYLRKWYFHGWTWRDLTRDRPSVSLPDDHDVYQGNLWGRNGAPQTQSQEAGGYQMNPEWVNVVHRTQTAHHPAAYDPDPSQQGITNYYGAMTYGGISFAILADRQFKSAPEGNVPPTDSRADHVINPAFDPKSADLPGLELLGARQLQFLEEWAHDWKDAEMKAVLSQTIFTGMATTHGGEREVLRIDYDQNGWPQTARNAALKAIRKSFAYHIAGDQHLPGLVHYGIDEHRDAGVGFAGPAVNVGYQRWWEPNEQVHASKPGQGLTGDFTDHFGHPMTVLAVKNGVLEPRKDAMGNCTDKASGFGMVRFNKKDRTILCECWPFGIDFGQPGAAQFDTWPVLSRQLEQYGRKPAAHLPKLTITGAEKPLVEVLDAEGSLVYALRLATSEFQPHVFSEGKYSVRISHPETGAHKILEALPAKPGNSETLAVALG from the coding sequence ATGCCCTCCACGACCCTGACCCGCAGAAAACTGCTCGCCGATTCCGCCACACTCACCGCCGGGGCCTTGATCGCACCTCACCTGAAAGGCCAGCAAGCCTCACCCGCGCCTGCACCGGAGTTCGCCAGCCGCTGGGAGAATGATCTGGACCGTGTGTGGCTGGGCGCGGACTATTGGGCCAATCCCATGCAGGACTGGCAGGTGAAGGATGGCCGCGCCGAATGCATCGAGGCCAAGGCCAACCGCAATGTTCATGTGCTGACCCGCCAGCTTGGCGACCACAGCGGTGATCTGCACATGAAGGTCCGCATCGGCCGCGTGGGCGGTGGGTCACTGGCTGGTGATGGCAAGGGCAGCGCGGGTTTTAAAATCGGCATCCTTGGCACTTTGCGGGACCACCCGGAGCTGCGCGATTACCGCAACAACCTCGCCTTCAGCAGCGGCTGGGACGTCGGCTTCACCGCCGCAGGCGGCCTGTTCTTTGGCGACTCCCGCCAGGCTGAAAAAGAGGCCGTGGCTTTGGGTGAAGCCGAGGCCGTGGAGCTGGAGCTGCAAGTGCAGCCTGCGGGGGCAAACTACGCCCTCACCCTCACCGTGCGCGATGCCGCAGGAGGCAAGATGCTGGGCGAACTGAAGCGCAACGACGTCCGCCCGCTCCAGCTCATTGGCAACCTGGCCATCGGCTGCAACTTCGGCCCGGAGACCGGGCCGCGTGCTGCTGCGAAGAAAAAGGGCGGTGGCCCAGGACCGGGCCTCGGCCAGTTTTGGTTCAGCCACTGGACGGTGAAGGGCAGCAAGGTCGTCGCGAATGAAGACCACCGTTTTGGCCCCATCCTCTTCAATCATTACACGCTCAGCCATCGGGTGATGAAAATGAGCGCGCAGATGCCGCCGCTGGGCGCTGATGATGTGCAGGAGGTGGTGATTGAGACCAAGGCTTCCGGTGCAGACTGGAAAGCGGTGGCCACTGCCCCCATCCATCCCCAGGCCCGCACGGCCACCTTTGAAATTCCCGGCTGGCAGGATGACCAGGACGTCCCTTACCGCCTGGCTTATACCTTGAAGTCCAAAAGCGGCCAGACCGTGCATCATTACCCAGGCACCATCCGCGCCAATCCTGTTTCGCAGGAGGTCTTCAGCATCGCCGACATCTCCTGCAACATCCACACGGCTTTCCCGAATGCGCCGTATGTGGACAGCGTGGCGAAGCTAAACCCGGACTTCATGGCCTTTGTCGGCGACCAGTTTTATGAAAGCACCGCCGGTTACGGCGTGCAGCGTGAGCCCCTGCAACCCGCCATTCTGGACTACCTGCGCAAGTGGTACTTCCATGGCTGGACCTGGCGCGATCTGACCCGCGACCGCCCCAGCGTCTCCCTGCCGGATGACCATGATGTGTATCAGGGAAATCTGTGGGGAAGAAATGGTGCCCCCCAGACCCAGAGCCAGGAGGCCGGCGGCTACCAGATGAATCCGGAATGGGTCAATGTCGTCCACCGCACCCAGACCGCGCACCATCCTGCCGCCTATGACCCGGATCCCAGCCAGCAGGGTATAACCAACTATTACGGAGCCATGACTTATGGCGGCATCAGCTTTGCCATCCTGGCCGACCGCCAGTTCAAATCCGCACCGGAGGGCAATGTGCCTCCCACCGACAGCCGCGCCGACCACGTCATCAATCCGGCGTTCGATCCCAAATCCGCCGACCTCCCCGGCCTGGAGCTGCTCGGGGCCAGACAGCTCCAGTTTCTGGAAGAGTGGGCACACGACTGGAAGGACGCGGAAATGAAGGCCGTGCTTTCCCAGACCATCTTCACCGGCATGGCCACCACCCACGGCGGCGAGCGCGAAGTGCTGCGCATTGACTATGACCAGAACGGCTGGCCGCAGACCGCCCGCAATGCCGCCCTGAAGGCCATCCGCAAATCCTTCGCCTACCACATCGCCGGGGACCAGCATCTGCCCGGCTTGGTTCATTACGGCATTGATGAGCACCGCGATGCCGGGGTCGGCTTTGCCGGGCCTGCCGTCAATGTGGGCTACCAGCGCTGGTGGGAGCCCAATGAACAGGTGCATGCCAGCAAGCCCGGACAGGGCCTCACCGGAGACTTCACCGACCACTTCGGCCATCCCATGACCGTGCTCGCTGTGAAAAACGGCGTACTGGAGCCGCGCAAGGATGCCATGGGCAACTGCACAGACAAGGCCTCCGGCTTTGGCATGGTTCGGTTTAACAAAAAGGATCGCACCATCCTCTGCGAGTGCTGGCCCTTTGGCATCGACTTCGGCCAGCCCGGTGCCGCCCAGTTTGACACCTGGCCCGTCCTCAGCCGCCAGCTTGAGCAGTACGGCCGCAAGCCCGCCGCCCACCTGCCCAAGCTCACCATCACCGGGGCTGAAAAACCCCTGGTCGAAGTTTTGGATGCCGAGGGCAGCCTCGTCTATGCCTTGCGCCTCGCCACCTCCGAGTTCCAGCCGCATGTCTTCAGCGAGGGGAAATACAGCGTCCGCATCAGCCATCCGGAAACCGGTGCCCACAAGATTCTGGAAGCGCTGCCCGCCAAACCCGGCAACAGCGAGACACTGGCTGTGGCGCTGGGGTGA